One genomic segment of Linepithema humile isolate Giens D197 chromosome 5, Lhum_UNIL_v1.0, whole genome shotgun sequence includes these proteins:
- the LOC136999930 gene encoding uncharacterized protein: MDAVIMSKKRRILLLALLYIRRKRNERNTINIKKRRYWVHPILQLKQQQGDWYNLVHEMRLQDTETFFNYMRMTPNMFDYILSRIKPFITKMKTNWRVPIPAAARLSMTLRYLATGDGLQSIALCYRTGRSTTSGIIKETCEALWKCFHKEELLTPAQNGWRDIAHEFQQMWNFPNCIGALDGKHVAIICPEKAGSTYYNYKRFHSIVLLALVSATYKFLIVDIGAQGKHSDGGIFKNSIMGQRFYNNTINLPDPSAISVRHNVPYVMVADEAFQLNLFTMHPYPSKNLTKRQRIFNYRLSRARRVVENAFVILASRWRIYQKPINTSFETADAIIKATICLHNLLMGTSTYCGENYGDKISVNGIVIEGEWRKTHVNLSNFNDGTNFGSNNYTRHASEVRNIFADYFINEGQVPWQEEMI; encoded by the exons ATGGATGCAGTTATTATGAGTAAAAAACGTCGAATATTACTGCTGGCCCTGCTTTATataagaagaaagagaaatgaaagaaatactataaacataaaaaagagaagataTTGGGTACATCCTATATTACAGTTAAAACAACAACAAGGGGACTGGTATAATCTTGTTCATGAAATGAGACTACAAGATacagaaacatttttcaattatatgagAATGACACCCAATAtgtttgattatatattatcaagaatTAAGCCtttcattacaaaaatgaaaacaaattgGAGAGTTCCTATTCCAGCAGCTGCAAGATTATCAATGACTCTACG ttatttggCAACTGGAGATGGACTTCAATCTATTGCATTGTGCTATCGAACTGGAAGAAGTACTACATCAggtataataaaagaaacttgTGAAGCTTTATGGAAATGCTTTCACAAAGAAGAATTATTAACTCCTGCACAGAATGGATGGCGAGATATTGCCCATGAATTCCAACAAATGTGGAATTTCCCAAACTGTATTGGTGCTTTGGATGGGAAGCACGTCGCCATAATT TGTCCTGAGAAAGCAGGAagtacttattacaattacaaaagATTTCATAGCATTGTTTTATTGGCACTCGTGTCTGCTACTTACAAATTCTTAATTGTCGATATTGGTGCTCAAGGCAAACATAGTGACggaggaatatttaaaaattctataatggGACAACGATTTTACAACAATACTATTAATTTACCTGATCCTTCTGCTATTAGTGTACGACACAATGTACCGTATGTTATGGTTGCTGACGAGGCCttccaattaaatttatttacaatgcaCCCATAtccatcaaaaaatttaactaaacGGCaacgtatatttaattatagattaagTAGAGCTCGACGCGTTGTAGaaaatgcatttgtaatattagCAAGTCGATGGCGTATTTATCAGAAACCTATTAATACTAGCTTTGAAACTGCAGATGCAATAATCAAAGCAACCATATGTTTACACAATCTTTTAATGGGTACTTCAACTTACTGTGGAGAAAATTATGGAGATAAAATATCTGTAAATGGAATAGTAATTGAAGGAGAATGGAGAAAAACACATGTAAATctaagtaattttaatgatgGTACAAATTTTGGCAGCAATAACTACACAAGACATGCTAGTGAAGTTAGAAATATCTTcgcagattattttataaatgaggGTCAGGTTCCTTGGCAAGAAGAAATGATTTAG
- the LOC105668050 gene encoding uncharacterized protein, with the protein MDDNEDNNDMIWCPDCSSVVLGEHNCSAFSNNFENKNDYLEALIAAVFERESLWNSALPYKFRGPSETKALWSEIDGCLNTAPDTSQAKWKNLRDRFVKEHSLQCTYIPSGSKAIKKKSNWPFYESLRFLVPTINYRKTKSNIENVHPNVLSPSAEQKEEFNFSSVPGVSSRKENNISQQSISQSTSSLLKSQNFQSKQISYQIPQILIFLRKKS; encoded by the exons ATGGATGATAACGAAGATAATAACGATATGATT TGGTGTCCAGATTGTAGTAGTGTGGTGCTCGGAGAGCATAATTGCTCTgcttttagtaataattttgaaaataaaaatgattatttagaAGCATTGATTGCAGCAGTATTCGAAAGAGAGAGCTTATGGAATTCAGCATTACCATATAAATTTAGAGGACCCTCAGAGACAAAAGCATTATGGTCTGAAATAGATGGTTGTTTGA atACAGCTCCAGATACAAGCCAGGCAAAGTGGAAGAATTTAAGAGATCGGTTTGTAAAAGAACACAGTCTGCAATGTACTTACATTCCAAGTGGCAGTAAAgctataaaaaagaaaagcaatTGGCCGTTCTATGAAAGTTTACGCTTTTTAGTGccaacaataaattatagaaa AACCAAAAGTAATATTGAAAACGTACATCCAAATGTACTATCACCTTCAGCAGAACAAAAAgaggaatttaatttttcatctgttCCTGGTGTGAGCagcagaaaagaaaataatatttcacagCAATCAATATCACAAAGTACCAGTAGTTTACTAAAATCTCAAAACTTTCAGTCAAAACAAATTTCTT ATCAAATTCCGCAAATTCTGATATTCTTAAGGAAGAAGAGCTAG
- the LOC137000144 gene encoding uncharacterized protein, producing the protein MQTGKKIKGVGSTPFKREVLKNQLLLKTAIYEIMDIVRNLSDEVKKLQQSSKNGKAKDFVMEKTNLPQFPMTTIENLEALEGLLIEKPEACVELAQLFELRKHKDAPSTIRRGLMLIFYPLLACSVS; encoded by the exons ATGCAGAcaggaaagaaaataaaaggagTCGGTAGTACac CATTCAAAAgagaagttttaaaaaatcagcTGTTACTGAAAACTGCGATCTACGAAATAATGGATATAGTCCGCAATTTAAGCGACGAGGTTAAAAAACTGCAACAATCATCTAAAAATGGCAAGGCAAAGGACTTTGTCATGGAGAAAACAAATTTGCCTCAATTTCCAATGACGACGATTGAGAACTTAGAGGCCTTAGAAGGTCTTCTAATAGAAAAACCGGAAGCTTGCGTCGAACTT GCGCAGTTGTTTGAGTTACGAAAACACAAAGATGCCCCGAGCACGATAAGGCGGGGGTTAATGCTGATTTTCTATCCTCTCTTAGCATGCAGCGTTTCGTGA
- the LOC105679510 gene encoding putative nuclease HARBI1, whose product MPNRCETNNCKNKMNIINNILIAQEAEDAHVVMRRNRIRHVVADAFDISDQQFIKLFRLTKPLVRDLIRDLTPYMKQRQRKSMLDIKRKVLTALHFFAHGSYQTSVGHNVYLAMSQPSVSRCINEVANALNEANIMNQWIQFPKTLNELKHLRQQFYDGHRFPGVIGCIDCTHIAIFPPQVHNVPNPEHLYVNRKGYHSINVQLVCDWRLLILNINATYPGSTHDSYIWNNSNLKVGMETIHRTWPNMTFFLLGDSGYPLRPWLLTPVANAEENSAEERYNSRQMSCRALIERCNGLLKMRFRCLLKHRVLHYTPQIACKIINACAILHNICIKNDVPFPQYDDDWQDDIFNQNNGDNEEIENRVNPELAAGKRLRNKLIRNYFT is encoded by the exons ATGCCTAATCGGtgtgaaacaaataattgtaaaaataaaatgaatattattaataacattttgattGCACAAGAAGCCGAAGATGCACATGTCGTTATGCGGAGAAATCGTATAAGACATGTAGTAGCTGATGCATTCGATATAAGTGaccaacaatttataaaattatttcgattaacAAAACCATTAGTGCGTGATTTAATAAGAGATTTAACACCATATATGAAACAGAGGCAGCGAAAATCCATGTtggatattaaaagaaaa GTATTAACagcattacatttttttgcacatggTAGTTATCAAACAAGTGTAGGACATAATGTATATCTTGCTATGAGTCAACCATCGGTATCTAGATGTATTAATGAAGTTGCAAATGCATTAAATGAGGCAAATATTATGAACCAGTGGATTCAATTTCCCAAAactttaaatgaattaaaacatttaagacAACA ATTTTATGACGGTCATAGATTTCCTGGAGTCATTGGATGCATAGATTGCACGCACATAGCTATTTTTCCACCACAAGTCCATAATGTTCCAAATCCTGAACATTTATACGTTAATAGAAAAGGCTACCACTCGATAAATGTACAATTA GTGTGTGATTGGCGTTTATTGATACTGAACATAAATGCCACATATCCTGGAAGCACTCACGACAGTTACATATGGAACAATTCAAACTTAAAGGTAGGAATGGAAACAATCCATAGAACATGGccaaatatgacatttttcctTCTGG GTGATTCAGGTTATCCTTTACGTCCTTGGTTATTAACTCCAGTCGCTAACGCAGAAGAAAATAGCGCAGAAGAAAGATACAATAGTAGACAAATGTCTTGTCGAGCTTTAATAGAACGCTGCAATGGCTTActaaagatgcgatttcgctGTTTATTGAAACACAGAGTTTTACACTATACGCCACAAATagcatgtaaaattattaatgcctGTGCTATTTTgcacaatatatgtataaaaaacgATGTTCCATTTCCACAATATGACGATGATTGGCaagatgatatatttaatcagaACAATGGTGACAAcgaagaaatagaaaacagAGTAAATCCTGAATTGGCAGCAGGTAAAAGAttgcgaaataaattaat